One Pectobacterium polaris DNA window includes the following coding sequences:
- a CDS encoding luciferase-like monooxygenase: MSTPSQSAVFSVLDLAPIPQGATARDAFHRSLDLAQHTEKWGYHRYWLAEHHSMTGIASAATSVLLGYLASGTQRIRLGSGGVMLPNHSPLVIAEQFGTLESLYPGRIDLGLGRAPGTDQRTMMALRRHLNADIEDFPHDVQDLQRYFADAQPGQAVQAVPGQGLHVPIWLLGSSLYSAQLAARLGLPFSFAAHFAPDMLLEAFRLYRENFVPSATHAKPYAMVCVNVVAADSDRDARFLFTSMQQQFINLRRGTPGPLPAPVEHIDTVGSPAEQFGAEQALRLSIVGDSAKVRHGLQSLLRETQADEVMINGQIFDHQARLRSFEIAMDVRQTL; this comes from the coding sequence ATGTCTACACCTTCTCAATCCGCCGTGTTTTCCGTCCTCGATCTTGCGCCTATTCCGCAAGGTGCGACAGCACGTGACGCCTTCCATCGCTCGCTGGATCTGGCGCAGCATACAGAAAAATGGGGCTATCACCGTTATTGGCTGGCGGAACACCACAGCATGACAGGTATCGCCAGCGCGGCGACTTCGGTACTTCTCGGCTATCTTGCTTCGGGAACACAGCGCATCCGCCTCGGTTCCGGCGGCGTGATGCTACCGAACCACTCACCACTCGTCATCGCCGAGCAGTTCGGTACGCTGGAATCGCTGTATCCCGGCCGTATCGATTTGGGATTAGGTCGCGCGCCCGGCACCGACCAGCGCACCATGATGGCGCTGCGTCGCCACCTCAATGCCGATATTGAAGATTTCCCACACGATGTGCAGGATCTGCAACGCTATTTCGCCGATGCACAGCCAGGTCAGGCAGTGCAGGCCGTCCCGGGACAAGGTCTGCACGTTCCGATCTGGCTATTGGGATCGAGCCTGTATAGCGCACAGCTGGCCGCGAGACTGGGTTTGCCTTTCTCCTTTGCCGCCCATTTTGCCCCAGATATGTTGCTGGAAGCATTCCGCCTCTACCGTGAAAACTTTGTCCCTTCAGCCACCCACGCCAAGCCCTATGCGATGGTTTGCGTCAATGTGGTTGCAGCCGATAGCGATCGGGATGCGCGTTTCCTCTTCACCTCGATGCAGCAGCAGTTCATCAACCTGCGCCGTGGCACGCCGGGCCCGCTGCCCGCGCCAGTAGAACACATCGATACGGTCGGATCGCCTGCCGAGCAGTTTGGTGCGGAGCAAGCACTGCGGCTGTCGATTGTTGGCGATAGCGCGAAAGTCCGTCATGGATTGCAGAGCCTTTTGCGTGAAACGCAAGCGGATGAAGTGATGATTAATGGCCAAATCTTTGACCATCAGGCGCGACTACGATCGTTTGAAATCGCAATGGATGTACGGCAGACGCTGTAA
- a CDS encoding U32 family peptidase → MKYALGNILYYWPKEDVEAFYQAAVSSSADIIYLGETVCSKRRLMKVADWFNVAREIANSGKQVVISTLALLQAPSELTELKRYVENGEFLLEANDLGAVNIAAERNLPFVAGHALNCYNAYTLRVLHKQGMVRWCMPVELSRDWLQNLLNQCEELGFRHQFEVEVLSYGHLPLAYSARCFTARSEDRPKDECETCCLSYPQGRKMLSQENQQVFILNGIQTQSGYCYNLGNELASMQDLVDIVRLSPNDISTPAMLDKFRANEQGNAPLTLENQADCNGYWRRVAGLELVQ, encoded by the coding sequence ATGAAATACGCATTAGGGAATATTCTCTACTATTGGCCGAAAGAGGACGTTGAGGCGTTTTATCAGGCAGCGGTGAGCAGCAGCGCCGATATCATTTATCTCGGCGAAACAGTGTGCAGCAAGCGCCGCCTGATGAAGGTGGCAGACTGGTTCAACGTTGCCCGCGAGATCGCCAACAGCGGAAAACAGGTGGTGATCTCTACGCTCGCGCTCTTACAGGCTCCATCTGAACTTACCGAGCTAAAACGCTATGTGGAGAACGGCGAGTTCTTGCTGGAGGCGAACGATCTGGGCGCAGTTAACATCGCCGCCGAACGCAATCTGCCGTTTGTCGCCGGACATGCGCTCAACTGCTACAACGCTTACACCCTGCGAGTCCTGCATAAACAAGGCATGGTGCGCTGGTGTATGCCAGTCGAGCTCTCCCGTGACTGGCTGCAAAACTTACTGAATCAGTGTGAAGAGCTTGGCTTTCGCCATCAGTTTGAAGTGGAAGTGCTCAGCTACGGCCATTTACCGTTAGCCTATTCCGCCCGCTGCTTCACCGCCCGTTCAGAAGATCGGCCAAAAGATGAATGCGAAACCTGCTGTCTCAGCTATCCACAAGGCAGAAAAATGCTGTCGCAGGAGAACCAACAGGTCTTTATCCTCAACGGCATCCAGACGCAAAGCGGCTATTGCTACAACCTCGGCAACGAATTGGCGTCAATGCAGGATCTGGTCGATATTGTCCGGCTATCCCCGAACGATATCAGCACTCCGGCGATGCTGGATAAATTCCGCGCTAACGAACAAGGCAATGCGCCATTAACGTTGGAAAATCAGGCAGATTGCAACGGCTACTGGCGTCGCGTCGCTGGCCTTGAGCTCGTTCAGTAA
- the ubiU gene encoding ubiquinone anaerobic biosynthesis protein UbiU encodes MELLCPAGNLPALKAAIDNGADAVYIGLKDDTNARHFAGLNFTDKKLQEAREYVHRHRRKLHIAINTFAHPDGYQRWQRAVDMAAQIGADVLILADIAMLEYAAERYPNIERHVSVQASATNTEAIRFYHRHFDVSRIVLPRVLSIHQVKQIARTSPVPLEVFAFGSLCIMAEGRCYLSSYLTGESPNTVGACSPARFVRWQQTENGMESRLNNILIDRYQDDENAGYPTLCKGRYLVDGQRYHALEEPTSLNTLELLPELMAANIASVKIEGRQRSPAYVSQITQVWRQAIDRCRANPETFVPTQAWMDALGAVAEGTQTTLGAYHRKWQ; translated from the coding sequence ATGGAACTGCTTTGCCCCGCTGGCAACCTGCCGGCACTGAAAGCTGCCATCGATAATGGCGCAGATGCGGTCTATATCGGCCTGAAAGATGACACCAACGCACGTCATTTTGCCGGGCTGAACTTTACCGATAAGAAGCTACAGGAAGCGCGTGAGTACGTGCACCGCCACCGGCGTAAGCTGCATATCGCCATCAATACGTTTGCGCACCCGGACGGTTATCAGCGCTGGCAGCGCGCCGTGGACATGGCTGCGCAAATCGGAGCCGATGTGCTGATCCTCGCCGATATCGCCATGCTGGAATATGCCGCTGAGCGCTATCCCAACATTGAGCGTCACGTGTCAGTTCAGGCGTCGGCGACAAACACCGAAGCGATCCGTTTCTATCATCGCCATTTCGATGTCTCGCGCATCGTGCTGCCGCGCGTGCTGTCCATCCATCAGGTGAAACAAATCGCCCGCACCAGCCCCGTGCCGCTCGAAGTGTTCGCCTTCGGCAGCCTGTGCATCATGGCGGAAGGCCGCTGCTATCTCTCTTCTTATCTGACTGGTGAATCACCGAATACCGTAGGTGCCTGCTCGCCTGCGCGATTTGTACGCTGGCAGCAGACGGAAAACGGCATGGAATCACGCCTGAATAATATCCTGATTGACCGCTATCAGGACGATGAAAACGCCGGTTATCCCACGTTGTGTAAAGGGCGCTATTTAGTCGATGGGCAGCGCTACCATGCGCTAGAAGAGCCAACCAGCCTGAACACGCTGGAGCTGCTGCCTGAGTTGATGGCCGCCAATATTGCCTCCGTGAAGATAGAGGGCCGCCAACGCAGCCCAGCCTACGTCAGCCAGATTACGCAGGTATGGCGACAGGCGATCGATCGCTGTCGTGCCAATCCCGAGACATTCGTTCCCACTCAAGCCTGGATGGATGCGTTAGGCGCGGTGGCAGAAGGCACGCAAACCACGCTCGGCGCTTATCACCGTAAATGGCAGTAG
- the ubiT gene encoding ubiquinone anaerobic biosynthesis accessory factor UbiT, whose amino-acid sequence MLEKLRAQIVRQGPSLLGKPLKFTPFALQRQVLEQMLGWQFRQALEEGDLAFLESRWLKIEVRDVGLQWFMTLRDGRLVVSDAETPDVSFSADANDLILIAARKEDPDTLFFQRRLRIEGDTELGLYVKNLMDAIELEAMPAPLRIGLLQLANFVEAGLQEGVVQPTNHAPVSC is encoded by the coding sequence GTGTTGGAAAAACTACGAGCGCAGATTGTGCGTCAGGGGCCGAGCTTATTAGGTAAGCCACTCAAGTTCACCCCCTTTGCGCTACAGCGTCAGGTTTTGGAACAGATGTTGGGCTGGCAGTTCCGTCAGGCGCTGGAAGAGGGCGATCTGGCATTTCTCGAAAGCCGCTGGCTGAAAATTGAGGTGCGTGATGTCGGCTTGCAGTGGTTTATGACCCTGCGCGATGGCCGTTTGGTCGTGAGCGACGCTGAGACGCCGGATGTCAGCTTCAGTGCAGACGCGAACGATCTGATTTTGATCGCCGCGCGTAAAGAAGATCCCGATACGCTCTTTTTCCAGCGTCGTCTGCGCATCGAGGGCGATACCGAATTAGGTTTGTATGTGAAGAACCTGATGGACGCCATTGAGCTGGAAGCGATGCCCGCACCGCTGCGCATTGGCCTGCTGCAACTGGCGAACTTTGTTGAAGCCGGCTTACAGGAGGGCGTAGTGCAACCAACGAATCACGCGCCAGTATCATGCTAG
- a CDS encoding GNAT family N-acetyltransferase, with protein sequence MLVRVEIPVDAAGIDNLLRRAFPTGAEADLVHQLREDGLLTLGVVATDDEGGVVGYAAFSPVLIDGEDRQWVALAPLAVDDSLRRQGVGEQLVYEGLDALNEFSYTAVVVLGEPTYYSRFGFVPATEHQLHCRWPDSESAFQVYPLADNHVVGEGHPEGESRFESTSGLVEYAEPFNRFL encoded by the coding sequence ATGCTAGTTCGGGTGGAAATTCCCGTCGATGCCGCAGGGATCGACAATTTATTGCGCCGTGCTTTTCCAACGGGCGCAGAAGCAGATCTGGTTCACCAACTGCGTGAAGATGGCTTATTGACGCTCGGCGTTGTGGCGACTGACGATGAGGGTGGCGTGGTGGGCTACGCGGCATTCAGTCCGGTGCTGATCGACGGTGAGGATCGCCAGTGGGTGGCGCTTGCACCGTTGGCGGTAGACGACAGCCTGCGTCGACAGGGCGTGGGGGAGCAACTGGTCTACGAAGGGCTGGATGCGCTGAATGAATTTAGCTATACCGCCGTCGTCGTACTGGGTGAGCCAACGTACTATTCTCGCTTTGGTTTCGTTCCGGCTACAGAACATCAGTTGCACTGCCGCTGGCCGGATAGTGAATCGGCTTTTCAGGTTTACCCGCTGGCGGATAATCATGTTGTCGGTGAAGGGCATCCTGAGGGCGAAAGCAGGTTTGAAAGCACGAGCGGGCTGGTGGAATACGCCGAACCGTTTAACCGCTTTCTCTAA
- a CDS encoding GIY-YIG nuclease family protein: MTEHAEDSHWYLYILRTVAGALYTGITTDVSRRLNQHQTGKGAKALRGKGELTLVFHCLVGDRSDALKLEYRIKQLSKKQKERLVQDQPKTLCISDTMY; this comes from the coding sequence ATGACTGAACACGCCGAAGATTCTCACTGGTATCTGTACATACTGCGCACGGTCGCTGGGGCGCTGTACACGGGTATCACAACGGATGTCAGCCGCCGCCTGAATCAGCATCAAACGGGAAAAGGCGCAAAAGCGCTGCGGGGAAAAGGCGAGTTAACGCTGGTGTTTCACTGTCTGGTGGGCGATCGCTCAGACGCACTGAAACTGGAATATCGCATTAAGCAGTTGAGCAAAAAACAAAAAGAAAGGCTGGTACAAGACCAGCCCAAGACGCTATGCATTTCAGACACGATGTATTGA